AAATTTTGCCATCGTCAGCCCCGATGTTAATCCAGGAGAGTCACCAGGTGGAACCACGGACAGTTTCCTTTGATGGGATCACTGAGGGGTGTGCAAAGCAAGGGTCATTATAGAGATGGAGAGGGTCTGGAAGGCTTGGTCCATGAGAAACTGTTATGTCTCTTTCTCACAAGAAGTCAGCTCCCCACAGACAGGGACCTTATCTGTCAGATTCACTCACTGTCGCTCCCTGTGTCTGGCATGTAACTGGAAGCTCGATGAATGTCACTGAATGAACCTTGTAACTGACACTCTACGGACAGAAGGGCCCTGCAGTTACGAGCTAGCTCTGTGCTCTCCACGTCTCAGCTGCAGGAGACCTTCCGGCTCCCCAGGCTTGACTGCGACGATGTGGCGCAGAGGAATTGGTGCAGCGCTGACGTCTGACTCAGCGGTGATGGGCCCTGGTGTGCCACCTCCTGGCTGTGGCCTTGGGCGAGTGAATTTACCTGTCTGAGTCCCACACCTGCCTTCTGGCATAGAACCAAAAATGAAACTAGGATTTCTGGCAGGTTGCTGGCTCACAGCAGGGGCTCAGTGAGTTCTAGAAGCTTTCATGATTAGATCATGTGCCCCAGTTTACAACAATCTCCTCTGTGAGCCTCAACTTGCTTAAACACAGCAGTGAGTAAATGACGCTTGTGTCTGTATAAGACCACACAGATTCGggacataaattttatattttcacctTCTGTTGAAAGGTGTGTTCATTTTTGTGGGAATCCCTCTGTGACTCAGGGAGGAAGCtgtccctttttctccttttaaaaaaattgttattgttttgttaatgggggggaggtcattaggttatttatttattttttaaattagattattatttatttaatggaggcactggggactgaacccaggatctcttgcatgttaggcatgcgctctgccacagagctgtcccctccccttgaaCACTGCGATGGGTGAACCACAGTGTAATAtaatctagaaagaaaaaaatgttcttctCTTAATGTGCTTTTAACAGAGAGAGCTGACTGTCTTGAATTTACAGAATACTAAATTTCTGTGaagagggtaaaaaaaaaaaagaaaaagttcatttGGAAAGAACTTTTTTTCCCAGAACAGCAATAACAATTCTAATTTATTTGCTATAGCAATTTGCCATTAGTTGCTTCACTTAATTTATTATAACAATCTAATGGGAGGCAAATGTTCTCCCAATACTCAGTCAGTCTAACTGGACATAAGGCTGAGAATAAGGACATAGGCTTACTAAGAACACCAGCGTGTCCAAGACACGTGCCCTCACGATCAGAGTTTGCCTCACACGCCTAAAGGACCTTTCTCGGTCAGCAGCCAATTTCCAAGAGCACGTGGGCTACCAAATGCACTAGAGTGTCCAGGCACCGTGAACACCCTTTTGTTCACTACTGCACCTCTGCAGTAACCAGAACCTCAACAAACTTGTCTCTCTGCAGATGGAGAGGTCCCTAGCCGTGGACAACGTGACCAGAGTCCAGGAGTTTGTCCTGCTGGGCTTGTCCACGAGGCCAGAAGTAAGGGACGTCCTGTTTGCCATCTTCCTGACCCTCTACCTGCTGACCCTCCTGGAGAACTCGCTCACCGTCCTCCTCGTCTGCAGGCACAGTGAGCTCCACaagcccatgtacttcttcctgggCAACCTGAGCTGCCTGGAGATGTGCTACGTGTCGGTGACCACGCCCAGCCTGCTTGCGGGGCTGCGGACTGGACCCTGCCGCGTGCCCTTCACAGCCTGCATGACCCAGCTCTTCCTCTTCATCTCCCTCATCTGCACAGAGTGCTCCCTCCTGGCGTCCATGGCCTACGACCGCTACGTGGCCGTCTGCCGCCCACTCCACTACCCGCTGCTCATGAGGCCCCAGGTCTGCCTGGGCTTGGCCGTGGCTTCATGGCTTGGTGGGCTGCTGGTCTCGGTGATCAAAACAGCATGCATCGCCAGCCTGTCCTACTGTGGCCCCAACGTCCTCAACCACTTCTTCTGTGACGTCTCCCCTCTGCTCAGCCTGTCCTGCACCCACGTGGCCCTGACGGAGCTGGTGGACTTCATCTCCGCCATCGTCATCCTCTGCGGGACCCTGCTGGTGGCCTTGGCCTCCTACTCAGCCATTGGGGTGAGCGTGCTCCGCATGCCCTCAGCTGCCGCCCGGCGCAAGGCCTTCTCCACCTGCGCCTCCCACCTGGTTGTGGTGGGCATCTTCTACTCGGCAGCCCTCTTCATCTACTGCCGCCCCAGCTGCATCAGATCCATGGACCTCAACAAGGTGCTGTCCGTCATCTACACGGTGGCCACGCCCGTGTGCAATCCTGTCATCTACTGCCTGCGGAACAGGGAGGTCCACGTGGCGCTGCGGAGAACCCTCCACTGGTCCTGATGCTGGTCTCTGAAAGTCAGACCCCTCATgtgcttatttaaaaatctttatggtcccaggggaaggtatagctcagtggtagagagcttgcctagcatgcacaaggtcctgggttcaatccctagcactcCTATTAAGAataaacaagtttaaaaaaaaaagtacccccCCTCAAAATTTTATGGTTCCAAACACCATCATATTGAAGGCAAATGAGACACTGGAGAAACAGACCTCCCACCTACTAGACAcgcatttaaatcaatcagtagCAAAAGCCGAATTACCCTTGAGAAACGTGAGCGATCTGCATGAGAAAGCAAGCGATCAAAGGTGAGTCACAGCCCACTGGCACCTCACGTGGCGAGATCCTCAACTTCACCAGGAAACCGAGAAATGCAAACAATCATTTTACTCCTAGAAGATGGACAAGtagttttcaaatgtttctctgtGTCCCGACAAGTACAGAGAGATAATACGTACAATGATATTCATTGCatctttgtaataaaaaaatcagaaataacctACGTGTCCATCAAAAGTGAATGGACAAAATACATCCTATTAACGTTCATCCGAGACAAACACTGGGCTGCGAAGTGAAGTAGGTTTTTAATGTCTGGCATGGAAATATGGTCACAACATACGTGTTAAATAAAAATCATGACAAACTATGGATTTCTTTGCTTATTGACTTTTAAAGAAGTTTTATGTAGAGTTttatgtgttttgggttttttgctttaaaatttaagttttatataaaattcatttaTCTTACAATTCAATTCAGCGATGAATGCTGATATAATTTCAGACTAACAGGAAAGCCGTGAGCGCATTTAAAACTATGATGTATCTTGTGCACTGTCACAAATTGTGTTTTCCTTCATTTGCTtagcctttctccttttctctgtcacaattttattatttttttcaaaattatttgagAGTATTAGAGACACTGTGCCCCTTACTGACACATACTTTAGTGAGTTTTATCCTAAGAACAAGATTTTACAGTTTGGAACAGAGGAAGGGAACTGACAAACTTCTACCCCATCCCTCTCTGAAAAGCAACTCCATTAACTAGAGCTCAGTACTTGTTCTCAGCtcttttatgtaaaatttatGCACAATGAAATGCACAGACCTTAAATGTTCAGTCTGAAGAATGTGTATGCTCCCAGGCCTATCCATATACAGGGCATTTATTTtatcccagaaagttccctctTGCCCCTCGTCAGTTCTGCCAGAACTGACTTAataacttttctatttttttttttaccatagatTAGTTCTTACCTGTTCTGAAACTTTCTATAAGTGGAATTCAGAGTACGCACTCATTTGTGCATGACTTATTTGGATCAACATAAGACATTCATATTTTTTAGTCTCTCAGTAGTTTGTCCCTTTTTCATTGCTAAGTATTCTGATGTATGATGCATTACGTTTGTTAACTCATTCACCTGTTGATAAACATTTGGGTTGTAGCTTTTGGCAACTGTGAACAAAGCTGCCATGATCATTCGTCTACAAGTCTTTTGTGGTCATGTCATTTCCCTTGGATAAATAAAAGTAGAATTATTGGGTCAATGGGTAGGCGTACATTTAACATTATCAGAAACTACAAAACGTACTTTTAAATACAGTCATTCCTCCATATCTGTGGGTTCCACACCCAGAGGCCTGACTGTAAGGGACTTGAACctccttggattttggtatctgtggggagtcctggaaccaattgCCCGCAAACACCAAGGGATGACAGTATCCGCCCAGCCTCATATCCTCATCAGTTCACGCGATCCTGTGTAATCAGTCCTTTTACTAACAGTTTCATGAagtcagagttttcattagacgTCTTACATCTTTTACCCAGCTCAGCAGCATGGTTTATAAGAAACGTGTACTTGTCAAAAAGTCCCTTTTATGGGTCTTTTTGAAGGCGAAGCAGTTTTGCAAAGCACCAGCTTACCTGTCTATGAATGACAAGAGATTTTAAAAGGCAAGGTAAAAACCCTGATTATACTGTTTTGGCAAGCTTCGATAAGGTGCTGAGACTGGAGCGTTCCAAGAGAACCATCAGAATCGTGACTGACCGCATTATACCAGGACACATCCAAATATCAAACACTCTCTATCATTCCTagaatacctatattaataacaCTTATCCATACTGTATAATCTGAGGCGGCCTATCACTCAGTCGACAACGTCTCCCATGCAACTCAGCGCACCAAGCATCCCTAGTCACTTGAATGCTTCTCGCTGCGATGCCTCAGGGACCCTCTGAAGCACCCCAAGGTTAACTGCagtcaaaagaactttaattagattTTGATAGGAAGTTTGTGAAAAGTATCACAAAGTTTCACACAATCTGTTACCAGAAGCATTGTTTTGTACtgcagtacagtcagtttacaatgtgtgtcaatCTCTAGTGTACAAcgtatttcagtcatacatatatgtatatatattccttttcatattctttttcttttgaagctTCTTTTTTTTACAGGGAGGCACTGGatattgaatccaggacctcgtgcatgctaagcccaggctctcccactgagctacaccctcccccctcatattctttttcatcataggttccTATAAGGTattgaaatagttccctgtgctgtacagtagaactttattcatctattttatatatcatagttcgtatctgttaatcccaaactcccaatttatcccttcccaccctctttacacCTGGTAACTGTAAATttcttctctatgtctgtgagtctgtgtctgttttgtaaataagttcaatgGTGtcattttgttagattccacatattagtgatatcatatggtatttttctttctctctctggtttacttcacttagtatgatgatctccaggcccacctatgttgctgcaaatggcattattttattcttttttatggctgaatagtattccacgtgtaaatatataccacaactcctttatctgttgatggacagttaggttgcttccatgtcttggctattgtaaatagtgctgctataaacactggggtgcatgtaacttttcaaattagagttccctctggacatATACCCAGAACTGGGATTGtcagatcatagggtaagtctatttttagtcttttgaagaatctccatattgttttccataatggctgcaccaaattgcattcccaccagcagtgtaggaggggtccctatttcccacaccctctccagcatttatccttcaTGCTCTTTTtaagtgatggccattctgactggtgtgaagtgatacctcactgtatgtttgatttgcatttctctgataattagtaatattgttACGACACGCATTCTAAATAAACTTGTTCTCTTAACAGGGAGGCACCACACCTAGTCCTGTACCAGCCcacttttaataacaaaatcatTTACCTAATTAAGTTTACTCAGCACAGCCAGGCACAGAGCTCCTTTGTTAGGGCTCCCTTTCCGCAAACTTTCcacaactttctgtatccatagTGCTCTATTTTTCCCCATCTAGAAATAACCAGCTCTGGAACCAGATCACTCCCTTTCCTCTTAACAAAATGCAATTCCATTCCTCAtaactctttctctttttttctttttttaatcaaaaccTGTATCCTACTTTCCTACTGTATACTGAAATGGTTCCCCCGTTTTTTAGTAGCttcaattacatatttaaattagaatcctcaattcttaaaaattttaatttctagtgaatgtttgtttcagtatcttattttgtttggaaTGACTTAGCTATTCAACCGCTCaataaacttccatcatttaacttaattcagCACAACTCTAAACTGTAAAGTTACCAAATATCTAGAGAGATCATTTTTAAGCAGACATTCCTAAAACAATTATTTCTAAAGAGTTCACCCAAAAGCTCTTagctcatttgcatttaatttacttataaaaTTTCATCAcaccaagttaatttttttctttctgctgacaaaCTCTGCAACAGAAACGTGAACTTATTGACCTTCAGTAAACTTAGGTGCGATAGAAGCCATGTCTGTATTGATTACACCAACAAGCTTAAGCTTTAATATCTTTAATATCAGATGTCAAGTCAATATTGAATGTTTTCTAGATCACATGAACCTGAAATCTGTTCTGTCTAGcttcttttatatttagaatttaatttgtaagcacttacttttaagtcaattaaacAGAGGTCATTTACAAGTTAATTTTTTACGTAAGGACAGACAGAACCAAGGATCTCACAGTTTCCTcgcttgagttttaaaaaaaacaaaaccaacaacaacaaaaacttctTCCCCTGAGAGCCGAGGTAGGTCATCTACAGCTCAAAGGCACAGGAAGATAAATGCTCCCCTGCTTCTATAAAACCCAATCATCTTGACCTTTTTCAGGGATTTTTTCCCCAGTTCCCAAATATCCATTTCCGTTTCAAGAAACAACAGTAATAGATAATGATATAATATTCACTCAGATTCACAGGCCTCAGTTTCagcaaaaccaggaagagagaacaggatATGAACTCAGGTACTGAGacactcactcacacacccaacaggatttggacccaggtaccaacacacacacacactcacaaaagcAGAGCCATTAGGGACCACTGTTCTCCAGATCTCAGGAAGTACCCAGCTCACAGCGTTAGGATAAAACTGTCATTGTCTTTCACTTACGCGAGCATAGCCGAAGCTCGCTCAGTTTTGCAGAACCATCCCAGGGGACCGTAAGATGGAGCAGCGCTCTGAATACCCATAATTATTCACAGCTGGTGCTTCCCAATATGCAGCAAACAAACCCAGTGCACAGGGGGTCTCTCAGGGTCACAGCTCCCCAGCCCAGTGGGAGTCCCCAGCCAGTGCCCTGGCAGCCCAAGCGGGGAGAACCCGAGCCGACGCGCCGTCCGCGGTGTTGACTGAGACAGCAGGGCCAGGAAGGCAACACTCCAGCCGGGGCGCCGCCACGGGTGAGGCCAAGGCAGCAGCGAAGGGGCCGCCACGCGGGAGCCGCGCCGCCCGAGCACGCGCTGACCCACAGACGACAGAGCAGGCGGAGGGCAGCCCCGGGTCCCCCTCCCGCCCCCGAAGGAGGCCTCCGCGGTGGCCGGGCTCCCGGGAGAGAGTGGGCCCGGAGTGGCTCGGGCCCCACGGCGGGAGGAGCGCAGGTGGCGCGGGGAGAACCCCCGCCCGCGCGGGCGCGGCGACTCACCCCAGGCGGCACCGAGCGCGGCCGGAGCTCCAGGCGTCCTCGGCTCCGAGCGGCCTtcggcggcggggcggcggccgGCCCGGGACGGGCCCTCTCGGACGCCCGGGGCCACGCGGGTTCCGGCGGAGCCGGGGACCCCGGGAAGCTGCGCCGCCGCTGGCCAGGGCGGGCGCTCCTCGGGCAGACGCCGGGCGGCTCGCCGAAACCGCCACGGAACACAAGTCGTGCGCCCGGAACATCGGCGTTCGGAGCAGAAAGAGGCTCGCGGCCGCCGGGCAAGGAGGGCAGACGCCTCCGGCCCCAGACGCCGAGCTCCCCGCCGAGCGGCCCCACGGGCGGGCTGAGGGCGGGGCGCCCGGCGTGCGCGAGCCCCGTGCGCCCCTCACCGAGCGGCGCGACGCCGGGAGGTCTGCGGGCTGCGCGCGCACCGCCGTCAGGCGCTGATTGCTTCCACGTGGCGCCGGCCTGAGCGCCTGAAACTCGGGAAAGGCGGTCAGAGGCAACTGGGCAACGCAGAGAGGAGCCAGAGCAGAGCGCGTGGGGGAGGGCTCTGTCCCGTCACACTGCGTTCTcacggcgggggagggggggcaaaGGGTTAGTTACTGGTGTCTGCAAAGGAAGTGCGTGGAAACTTCTCTGCATAGATGGAATTGCGCCCGAGGGATGAATTCGACTGCAGttggaggggaagggaaaggttAGGCAGAAGAGCCTTCCTGGGCATAGATGTGCAAAACGCACTGctctgcgtgtgtgtgcgtgtgcgcgcacTAAGGCACATAGCGGTGTgtttgttacggaaatgacaggccagccaagaaacaagcaccactcggagggttggagtactcagatttattacgccggcgggctcagaggggcttctgctccgaagctctgagcacctccaagacgtgtacatgaggttttatagggttaattacaagtatggggctattagccaataaggctcaaacaacaaaaagcaaggaatcagtacactggagcttatcaatttggaacagatcacgttactgacacttgtgagcttggatttacgagttagcttgttagcccagtaaactgacactaaacttcagatttatgagttagcccagcagaactcagatcagtaatccgacacttgttatacttagatttgtgacttagcttgttagcccagctgggcttttccttcacatgttAAAGTATTGTAACCTGGTTCTCTCAAATGATGGGAGGGGAGAGGATATACTCGCAAAGGTGTGGGTCAGACCATTTGCTCAAACATACTCCTTATCACTTACTGACCGCAGCATCACATGGACTGGCGGTTTTACTGTTCATGGAAAAAACGCTAGGCAAGAGTTATGGGCTCGTTACTTCTAAGTATATCTATTTCATGTGcacaaaagggaaaaggaaagataaGACAACTTAATAAATTGATAGTGTTCCCTCCAAATATGCATTGGGCACTCCAGAAATAGACGGAAGACCTGTTTAGTGGGAAATCCATGGCATTGAGAAGAAAAGATACGTTGCCTGCACAGAATGCTTAATGTTGGATGCTGACTTAGCTAAAGTACCCAGCAGTGGGGAaaggatttttttattttctgtaagctGGAAGAATGTTCTATCTACTTGTTTCTTGTCTTATATCAAGcagaggagattttttttttttggcggggggaggtcattaggtttacttacttatttttggaggaggcgttggggattgaacccaggacctcgtgcctgctaagcatgtgctctagcattGAGCGACACCCTCCCCTTCCCAAGCAGATGTGACCCTGTAACACTTCTGAGGGAGGGAGCTCAGATATCCCTCCTAACGGTGGGTTTTCCCAAATCTCCAGAGTCCCCTCCTCTCAGTAACCACGGGTTCTTCATCTCTTACAAGTGTCTGTTTTGGGGTCAGTATCCCTCAGAATTCTGGGAGCACGCTGAGAACAGGAATGACATCTCAGCCTTTGCAATCGCAGTGTCAGTCACAAATCCTGCACCTAGGAGGGGTTCCGAACTGTCCGGGAGCTGTCTGGGCACCAGTGTCACCTGTGGGTCACCTGCCCAAGTCCCAGGACACTTCCACGaaaagttttcactttaaaatttccTCTAAATCCACAGAGGTTAGGTCAGTCCCTCAAGGTCCACCTCTTGGATTTAAACTGGCCCTTCTGCATACAGTTGCCTATAAAAACAGAGTTCTCCTGGCAGCTCAGAGAACACAGCAATGGAGACATGCGGAGAGGCAAGTAAGAACTCATTGCTCAGGACCAAAGGCAACGTCTTCCAAACCTTTCTGAGTCCCTTAAATTCACGAGCCAACTCTTCGAGTCACTGCCATCCTCCTTTATGTCCCAGGGCAGAAGCTGACTATCTCTGGCCCCAGAATCTCCCTTAGAAAGAAGCAGCAGGACCTGTCTCACTTTAGCTGGGAGGTAAGGAAGCAAGGTCACTTGatctgggaaagaaaaaagggaacagCCGAGCGAAGCCCGCCCTCCTGTAAGACGCCTTGGGGTGCAAGACACCGTGTGGGCGTCACAGAGATGATCTCGGATGTGATCCCCGTGATGGTGAGAAGATGTCAGGGCTGTGATGTCAACACTGGGGACAAAGCCAGGAGGCCCGGAGGTCAGAGCCTCTAAGCCGGAGAGGGCCCAGGCTACGACCAGGTTCTTCTCTTAGCCTGGATGGCGGTGTTCTTACCGAGGTTCACACAGTTGATGCAGTAGTTCCGTATTAGCACTGAAGACCACGCACGTGGCAGAGaacatgggagaaaacatttaagGGGCTCGCATAAAGCAAGGGTAAGTGCTTTCTGTTAAATTTCTGGGTTTGTGcggcgtgtgtgtgtatatgtgtgattgTGACTGGGTCACAGTGCGAAATGCATTTCACTGTGGGCCCTGGTCACAATGCCTGAGGGCCACAACACTAAATTGCTCTGCATCTAAATTCCCACAGACGTAGAATGCAGGTGATAAGTGAAAGCTATCATCACACAGTATCTTTTTTATTCCTGATGGAAACATTACACTTTAAGTCATAGGTGACTCAGGCTTAAAGCGATTAAGGGT
This genomic interval from Vicugna pacos chromosome 9, VicPac4, whole genome shotgun sequence contains the following:
- the LOC140698326 gene encoding olfactory receptor 6Z7-like; the encoded protein is MERSLAVDNVTRVQEFVLLGLSTRPEVRDVLFAIFLTLYLLTLLENSLTVLLVCRHSELHKPMYFFLGNLSCLEMCYVSVTTPSLLAGLRTGPCRVPFTACMTQLFLFISLICTECSLLASMAYDRYVAVCRPLHYPLLMRPQVCLGLAVASWLGGLLVSVIKTACIASLSYCGPNVLNHFFCDVSPLLSLSCTHVALTELVDFISAIVILCGTLLVALASYSAIGVSVLRMPSAAARRKAFSTCASHLVVVGIFYSAALFIYCRPSCIRSMDLNKVLSVIYTVATPVCNPVIYCLRNREVHVALRRTLHWS